The DNA window CTAAAGCTGTGAAAAATTGCGCGCGTGGAGAGACTTGATTTCCCGCTGATGTCACGGAAAAATCGATGCGTGAACGTACATCATGATATGCTTAGAAATCTGAAGCTCgctttagtatataatatgtgcATCAATTTTATACGAATCACTTTGCCagatgttttataaaacatacgTAGTTTTGAGACTTGCAAAAGCGAAGCTCTGAATCTTATATTATACCgaaccaaaatataattaaacgcgtatgtaactaataaataaatatcagtttAATTTTtcgttacttttaaaaattattacactGATTtccagttttcaaatttatgattattaaatttcacGTAAATGAAATTCTAGGAATTACCTTTCTgttaataatgaatatgtatatttttgttaagatGATACGTTTTCGGAAAAGAGCGATGAAATACCAACCGATAATTACTTATTCGTCGCCTTAATTGAGTAAGTAAACCATATTTTCTGGTTTTGACTTTTTTGATGTCTCATTATTtctcttttataattaaatgtttttgggATACAAACACTGTGTTtcagtttttttaatgaattgattaatattattatttatttaaatcacaaaACTTAAAACACAGTAGTTTCTCATTTATTTCTCAATCTTTAAATAGtgtgaaattacaattaatgaaTGTAAgagttttattaatgttaaataatattttatttttaataagaccaTAATAAATTTGGTATTCCGAGAGTCAGCtgtcattaaaataacattaataacaaGCGCAATTTTTTGTagcaaattgttttttaaaatgaaataaactacaaaaataatttactaccgCTATTTTTCAGCATAGTATTCACAGATGGCTCAAAGAGGACATGCACAGGGACCATTATTCACGATAACGTCGTTATCACCGCCGCACACTGCTTGTTAGTATTTCGTGACATTTTTATTGTAGTCTCAAATCTCGTCAGTATGTAGCTTATACGCCTGACAATATATTTGAAAGGCTTCGAAACTGATAATGTTACAAGGAGATTTTCAGTTATAAACGAAGCCTGTCTCCCTTGACATGAAATTCATCTTTCTGTCTGATAAATGACCCGTAATAAGTAATGCATGAATCttacagtaaaaaatatttaagagccTCCAAATAATTCTTTACTGATAAGTACGTTCCGAAATTATCACATAAATGGTACattttcaaataactttaaaaaaatatttcgttgatttaaattataatatacgcATTATATACCTATAACTTGGCCAGCCAGAAGTTGTCGATATCAAATTTAATCCAAGATAACCttcttttattgatttttattgaaataccaaTATGTTCTTACATGCGTTCTGCGCTTTATATGATCAATTAAATTACAGTTCGATGGAAGAGAGCATGCAACCAGAATTGACTGCGACATTTGTCGTCATAGGTACAAAGAAAATGTTCGAAACTGGCTACGAACAATACCTACCAATTGAAAGAATTATAACCCATCCACAATATAAAGGTTGGACGGCAGACCTTGCTTTAGTATTTACATTTGCTGGCATGATGTCTGATAAACCTGGTCGGGTTGTACGGCTTGCTagtgaaaaaacaaatacagATTCCGAAGTCACAGTGTTCAGTTGGGGACAATGTAAGGATGAAAATGTGAGCTAAAATGCTATTGCatacattattgaaataatacctTTAGGATGCCTAGAACAATTCTTAACAAAAGAACCACGATTTTtgattgtttaaaaatgttttatatattctttgaaaGGGTTTTATGCAAgtccgtctgagtaggtatAACCTAATTATCATAtaagttaaacaaaaatactttttatttttatattcaggtttgaagagtgagtgagccaagtCTTTTGaggtacaagggacaaaacatcttagaaTCCAAGGTAGTGTATTGGTGACATCAGGGATTGTTAATTACCATTTTTTACCGATTTAAGGAGCTCATTCCATAACGATGCTACAATATGAGTTGGcgtatacacatgtggtagaatttcattgatattagattagacacatgcatgttaacgatgttttccttcaccgccgagcacaagataaaCTATAGTTACAAATTACAATTCGGTGgtgcgtgcctgggtttgaatgcgtaatcatcggttaaaatggaTGTTATGTAACCACTGAACTATCTCGGATCTCATCTaatctattcaataaaaatatattcaataaaaataaaagttaagtgCTTAGCTTgtttcatcaaaaatattttaaatattaaatatatacattccgTAATAGAAAacttgtatttaaaatgaacCTCATCtcttaatatattgtttgtttgctAAATCCCCAAAGCACTTATAAAGTATAGAAGGGGCTCTGTTATTAATAAGATACCTAcgcttaaatttatttcataacaagCCTCTAGTAGTTTTCCTAAGTAAATATTTGCTAaggtaaaattaatgtaaaatatttactgacaGAAAATGAACAATGatgtaaaataatcttaaattatatataaaataatcttaaattatatagGCTTGGGGAACGAATCGCCACGAAACTGAAACTAAAGTTGAATCCGAAACGCCTTATGAACCATCTCTGTCTGATGATGAGAAGCTAGATGACATGGTGAGTAAGAATTGCATTGATGATTTGAATCGTTTTTTGACAATTCAAATAGTTCAGGCAGGATTAGATATTATGAAAAGAGCGgagtatgtttttaataatgaagtattattttttcaatatagaaCAATCAGAAAGAAACTAAAGAAAGTGAAAAAGAACATAAAACAACTTCAGCTATCGAGGATGAACAAGATATGGATGTACGTATGatgaagtatttaatatttcgaGGCGCAAACATAAACAATTGGTTATCTTTTTTTTCTCACtggttttaagtgtttagtaaacaaatacatttaaaatcattttcattatattttaaatggaaataatttaaaaaatgtgagCATTACATTCTTTCGCTAACATCAACTCCATGTTAAAACATAgtacatatatttcataaatgacCAGCTGTGCCCACGACTTCCTGCGCTTTTGCAATTTAGCATGTCTTAGCCTACGATACTCCTTATTACCCCagtatctgccagtgaaagtcccttcaaaatcggtccaggcggtccagagattagccggaacaaacagagtaccacatttagtaaaaacgattttattttaagcagacagacactccaatttgattatatgtatagatcagataaaataaaactcttaaattttacttttctaGACAAAAACAACGCGACACGAACCAATAACTGATCGGGACCAAAACGATGAATATCAAGAAcgtaagaaaaaaagaaaaggttCCGTAAGAGAACGAAAGAGGAAGAAACAAGTTCAAATAACAGTTGCGCGAGCATTTGTAACGAAAACATTACGTAGCACTGTTACGTCTATTGAAGACAATGTAAGATATCCattttaacaatgttttattaatcgtattactattattacttttatggaACATTAATATGATTCCTTCTTTTCTTCCTAGACGTATTCTTCAATGCCAAAGATCGTGTTCTTGAATATTTTTCACCTCTTTCACTCTACCTTGCCAAAAACAATGTCAAGATTAGATTATAAGTAAGAATGTCAGCGTTAAAGGTCACCAACACGTGCTATACTTTTCTGAACTTATGAAATACctttaattcttaaaatttgtatttaaatacttataatagcAGATTTTAGTAAATGCACCATCTAGTAATAATGATTGGGCTGATTTTGTCTTCTTGGGTTGATATATCTAACAACCAAgcttttttggaaaaaaaaattggaatattGGCAATCTTCCGAGAGAAcgaattgtaaattatataaatcatcatcatcatcagccgctttttgtccactgctggacatggcctctccaaatgcacgccactgtggtctttctccggctattctataaatacatacaataatattttagtttgccAAAATATATCTAAGGTAACACAGCGTAGATCTCTaaacaatattcattttttttatgttatagattggcggacgagcgtatgagccacctgatggtaagtggtcaccatcacccatagacaatgacgctgtaagaaatattaactattccttacatcgccaatgtgccaccaaccttgggaactaagatgttatgtcccttgtgcctgtagctacactggctcactcacctttcaaaccggaacataacaatactgagtactgttatttggcggtaaaataactgagtgggtggtacctacccagacgggcttgcacaaagccctaccaccaagtatttaaCTACAGTTCTTCTTCTgagttttaatatacatatatacccgatagatatattgtaattatatttggtggtagagctttgtacaCAAGactatctgggtaggtaccctccgctcatcagacattctaccgccacacaatattgtattgttgtgtgtATTTGAAAGGTGAACGAGCCAACTCAAAGAACATAATATCTTGGTTCGTTTCGTGCGTGGCACATTaactatgtaaggaatggttaatacttctAACAGTGCCAATGTGTACAGGTTGTGGTGATCatttatcaggtggcccatttaaatgttgtaacatacctataatgtaaaaaaagtgtGATGTTAACTTTGTAAGAATttcatcattaattaaattattacgaaattaatctttatgaaaatatacatattaattaaaatagctagacgatagaatatttattacaagccAGCAACTACCGTTGATTCAGCGTAGATCAGGAAGTCACGTGAATGTGTCACTGtcaattttttacatataaacaatTGTTTCAGAGTAAACGACATCGCAAGCCAGCTTATGACAATGTACCAGATTTTGAGAGTAGAGAATATCAAAAGAAGGAAAAGCGGACTGTAAGTATGGTGTGGTTTCTGCTTTGACGTTTCAAtccaaattacaattaataatggtcataaatacatatctacatataattattgatcattattttaaaataaaatatattaaaatctggaaatttcaaaatattaatattttaactatttcatTGATAATATGTCATGATTTACATAAGTTTTCGGGGCGCAAATTTGCATCATATATGGTTATGCAAATATAGTTTTAGGCTTGACAGCGAAGATTAGGCGAACGTAGCTAGGCATgagacaaatataatttatgcctAAAAAATGGTCATAATTTCGTAAATAGTAGGCCAATGCTAAAGTTAAAAGTCAGGTTCAGCtcgatatatatacataatggcCTTGAAGTTTCACGTCTTGCTATACTCCTGGTCTCCAGCCTTATTAAAATTCTATCCATTTAAATGAGGCTCCCATCTCTGATCAGAGTAATTTCAAAGATGATGAGGCAATAGGTATATTCAGATACTTATTGATAGGTTGCAAGGTACAGCTTAATAGGGACCATAACTCACGTGGCCATGATAGAGTACTTCAAATCATGTGTGAAGAAGTAAAGTGTGTGTATGTCTTTCGGTAAAGCCCAAAAAGGATTGACCACAAATAAAACTCTTTAACCTACATCCGTTCATCTGGTCCGTCAGAAGATCCGAGCAATCTAAATATTCCTCAGATTTGCTTCTATTTTCTCAATAACAGAAATGAATGgacaaatgtttattaataaaatgaattgtgTGTTTTTGTGGCAATTATAGCTAATTTAatcttttctttttcatttaatcGAGTAGCATGACCAGAGGAGAGTGTAACCTTGGCAAATtcattattacaaaatgtcCAAGTGGAAAGCTTTTCACAAaccaattttatcaattaataccAAAAATCCAATTTTAGTATTCACCTGATCACGTTGAACATAACTCAATAgttaaatagttaaatttaaatgcatttaaatttaaaaggttACAGCTTTAATTTCCGTGTTAAAGATATATTTGATTCGGTTGTAAATATCACAGGTCCGgtctgttatataaataaaagtattttcggACTTcgcttgaatttttaatatttcctttatttcttagtaaaatttagtttttatttcatagaaatagtGTATGTGTCTATGACGagcatatttttctaaaaatgaTAGTTATCATCGATTACTTGTTTTTGGGTCCTGTACAAGATTTTACGAAATGTGTCGACACAAGTACCGctgaaaatgtaataaacaaattaagagtTTGGAaaagcctttttttatttaatgtaataaataatgagtagagtttttgtaaataaataaatatacaatatttatatcgcaTAGCATCACATTACTCTAAtcaaaatgtaagtagctagagctcTTGTGAAGTAAccacggcaccacaaacacccagacccaagataacatagacaaataatgaactttttctacatcgactcggctgggaatcgaacctgggacctcggtgtggcgtacccatgaaaactgtgtccacaccactcgaccacgcaGGTCGTCGTGGATATGCACCTACACGTTTGTAGTTGTGTGTTGGCATGACATTACCCGTGATagctacatatttaaatattcaagtgTGAAATTGCATTGCATTGACAGCTAAATTTGCCTTGTTAATAGTGCTTAGTAATTCTGCTATCCAAACATATAAGATTAATGCTATTAACTTTTATACGTGTTCaataagtaaaatgtttttttattgctatGGCATGTATTGGAATAGAAGCAAATCTAAAACATACAACGCGTCACAGATCTTAATTTTTTCCACAGTAATTTCTATCATTACCTATTTGTCTGTCTTGAATGTTAActctttatgaataaatattttagacttttatatataatatatacgtacacatattaatacatttattaacactGGTTTGTCTCACAGATAATTGAAGTCTGTTTTGCTTTAGCGTTGACAAAGTTGTTATAATCGCGCCTTAATCTAATTAGCTggagaaattgtttttttttttttttaaatattaagttaaaattaattagtttaacaCACAGATTTGAGATTatgcataaattttattttccgactttaattttaccttttactacaatttttttttattattattaatggacagtatcatttaatataatataaaaagtttgcTTAGTTATCAAATATGTTATTCTACATTATCCTGTAGTTTGATACAATTTATGATTTTGTCAGTGATTTTAGCTGGCTGAGTCTATATAATTGACTCATGTGTCTGTTTTAGAAAAAACACAAGATGCATAAAGAATCAGTCGTTGCCGATAAACGTCTGATTCGTCGTCGGGCTTACAGGATGAAGTCGCATTACAAGAATAATTGGCGTAGAAAAATAGGTGATCAAGTGAGctagatttaattatttcttattataatatgtggtgtttgatattataaaacaaatctttTATTTAGTACTATCTATAGAATCATTTGgaattcgcatttataattactttgtgAATTGCagcgtgttttatttttaacgagcTGTGGTGCGCAATTTTGCCTACGTTTgaccgttttttttaattaaataggaaaacgaatgaaatattaatagctCCTGGTGATTGTTAGTAATGTAttggaagatatattaattgttgCATGCTTTGCCAATTCACCACTGACCTACCACACCTACTCTCCAAACGTAACACAATGAAACTGAATTTGGCTGTTCGGTAACAGAATATGTAGTAAGTGGGTAGTACCACAAAAAGAGaatagagatgttggatcactttTCACAGGGAATGTTCTAAGAAAAtgcttgaataaataaacatttcgtcAAAATTCCAAATTCAACACAAACCACATAGAtgtccaaaaatccacaacaatGCGTTTTCTTAGGCATTTTCTGCCTCGACACACGACAACCCCGCTGTGGAACCCGCTTTCGGAATTGTTAGGAATTggaaaccttcaaaaaaagagccaACATCATCTATATTAAAGTCCACAACGATattgcagatgtctatgggcgccacttatagcataaaaatacaattaacgtttttaattcaatataaagtaatatattatatttagtatttctctttcagaaaaacaaattaacagtTGATGTTTTTTCATTTGTGAACACGCAATCGTGTAAGAAACTCATAGAAAAAGGGATGCCGCCtgtgtataaaataagtaagttataatttattttaaaaatcctaCCACTAAGTATGACTATAATCTGTCCATGCTTGTAGCATATTTAAGCTTTAAATAAAgtcaaacaattttaaaaataaagttgtatTATACAccgtacaaataattatatataagaagaTCAAGCAGTAAAACTAAGTACTATcagaatcaaaattataaattactaataatgaagtaaataaaatgcaGTGCAATAATCAAATCGTGTATGaagtaatatttctaaataccGCAAATTTGATAGCAAGCGTTTAAAACCTTctattgtaaattgtaatgcAAATAATGACTATAAATTACGTAATTTACATGTCTTTTTTATCTACCAATGGCTGATATGTTTTATAGCAGTCGGTGCATTTGTAATAAAAGcgcaatattaaaatgaatattattaactataattgCTTTGTTATTATGTCACAGCGGAAGCAAATATTTGgtataataatctatttaatacattaaaatcaaCTGATGAAACGATTTCAGAAAATTCAAACCAAATTCTCTGTTATTCAAGTGAAGACCATTACATAACGCaggtatttttattctatatattttttaaatgtaacaaatgtCGAATCGAAAtttcttttgaatataatttaatacgtcTTCTTAGTAGATAAGGAATGCCAATGGTACATTGTGCTACTGGGGTTGATTATTTAACTGAGATAAATTTCTTGGTCAGGTTAAGGTTCAGcctagtaaaaaatatacaaatcttAAAACGAAGGAGAAACCTTTGCTTAGCCCACCTTTGACATGTTTGTGGTCAATTATCATATTTTCTTAAgttattgtaaagtaaagtaaaaaagtaacagcctggacatttcccactgctgagataaggcctcctcttcgtttaaggagagggtttggaacatattccaccacgctgttccaatgcgggttagtggaatgcacatgtggcagaatttcgacgaaattagacacatgcaggtttcctcacgatgttttccttcaccgccgagcacgagatgaattataaacacaaattaagcacatatatatagtggtgcttgcctgggtttgaacccgcaataatcggttatgatgcacgcgttctaaccactgggccatctcagctcttgaagTTATTGGGACTTCCCTTTTCTAGATCTCGCTGGAAAAATCATTACATGTTCGCCATATGACTGGAAATGTATGTATGACTCGCCGATGCCCAGGACGCCAAGTGCATACACTGGAATACTCATTAATGTCAGCATTACCCTTTCCGAAATTTAGGAGGTTGCCATAGAATCGTTCGCTCATTCTACCGTGACGCATGGAATTTCCCTTAGGCAACATCTAAAGAACCAACTTTTTTAAGTGCTAAAGTTGTTGGGACCTTCTCTTTATATgccttattttttaaactttggtCGCGCcgaattagttttatttgaaaaaatatacatatattaagagACTACTAAAAGTTATACGTTCTTATTTGGAGGTCTTAAAACACACTAAATTTCTAACATCGAAAATGACGACTTACAATATAAACTAAGTAGGTTATCTTCGTCAAGGGACAATTTGccaaaaattttatatgttcATCTAATTTACATGAGAAACTCTTATGCAAACTTTCACGCTTCTCAAAATTAGGCTCTCTGCCAGTCTGTATTAAACTTCTATAGAACAGACggaattttaataagttattaatatgcCATCAGGAAGATTCAGGGGCTCCAGCAATGCGACAAGGCCGACTAGTCGCAGTGACGGTGGGCGGCATAGACATTGATGGAGAGCGAGTAGCAGTTGGCATGAagataatatgtttttgttcgTGGATAGCCGAAAATCTACCGTATgagacttattatttatttattgaagttaCACCAAtaacttatcactaaacacttaaaattaacaattgatGTGTGTGACATTCAAAGTGATACATCATTAAAGGTGTTTGgttattccaaattcaaatgaattcttgtccttttttttcttaaattaatttctaaatcGTCATCATTTCATAATATTGATATCGTAAAACTACTAATCAattagtcaaatttaaaaaaatgcaagatCCGTGTAGCGTGTTACTTAtccgattataatataaataaaagcataattaattattaaataaataacactatttttatttttgtttcagtaaGAGTGTTAACCGAATTAAGTGCTGTAAGAATTGCTGCGAAATAAAAGACAACGTACATCAAGTATCCACAACTcctaatcataataataaccaCAGGAAGAAGCATcgcaataaatacatttatatttaaataaatttattaatattatactagaCCTATATTTATCCAAATGTTTTTTGgacttcatttattaaattttgtaacaccTGCACCGAActatgtttgttaaataaaaaaaaaatattttcaatcccAATTTgcaatcattaaataataattaaataaatatatttttttataattatatataatatagagttATAGTATACGTGTAGGAAATAAGCGGATGCAGGTAAGAAACGCGTTTACGTGATAAATATCGTAGTTAAAGAAAATAGATTGCTCGGACTATAATCTGTAAGTATAAGGTCGTGCAGCTGAAACTGTTATAAcactaaatgttttatttatataataaggaatagtttatattgttgaaaaagagaTTGTCGTGTGACACTCGGttgaaatgaaattgttttcgctgttatgtatttaattacagtcaaataaatcaacaatttaaattttaataaatcatattttaacttttaattaactcATGAATGATTTGCCAATAGGCTATAAAGCGTAGAGATTAATAATATGGCcattttatttcacaataaGGTAACGTTATggtatatacttttataacaatttgtaaaaataatttgaacagatttttatttcagaatcTTTATTGTGTTTTGAAACCCGTACACAGAAAGAATgggataaatattttattaataatagttctcAGCGAGGCTCAAGTTCAAGTTGAGGACAACAAATTGTTTGAAGGTTTTTACAGCAatttttgtcatttaataattgaagTTGTTCAAGAATTCTAAACGACTCTCGGGGGAATTTCATAACGCTCCTATCAAAGcgataaaattacatacaaaagatttatttaaatgtaacgaCCTAAGTTTTCAGACGTGAATTTAgttatcaaagttttttttttctttagtataaatattttacgcaTCAATTGAGTTCGTAAGAGTTCGTCTTGAAACTAGTTGAAAATAACTTTAGgagcaaattaaatttatattttttagtactattaataatattatttttttgttttaatacacAAATGTGAAAGCATCATGTAAGAAAACACAAGCTATAATTGTGTACATATGTCCATATTTATCGTATATTTAAAGCATCTGTGGGGAATGTGGGGACATTCGTGGCGatcccttttattttattgtaaattattattcgaaATTCGCACGTAAAATTGGCGAAACCGTCTATGCGTTTTTGGCAAAAATAGTAGCCGAAACAAAAAAATGCACCTAATTATTCGAGaaaaattatgtattcaatTAATAGAAAATAGCTTGTAGAATTAAAGTAGTAGGTTGCATGGTCTAAAAGTTGACATGACATGGCGAGTcacattaaagaaaataattaaaaaatatcctataaaacatatgtaattataatcgGTCAACGGTgtcgaattataataatttgaaaccgaaataaaaaaatgttatacacaagagaaatatataaatcatttttttgttgaCGTTATTTTCATTCATGAACTTCATCATGTGACCTGACAGCTCACGAAGCTCTCCACCATCATACTTCATCCGAATCGACGTTTAAAGGACAGGATTGGACTTTGGATGAGAAATATTACCAAGTACAAAATTGCCTGTCCAGGCGACGCTATCTCAGCTCTGATATCCAATGAATACATCTCTATGTGACTATTGATCGCCCCGGTTCGATAATTTGATGAATGatgattaatttttacatttatataattccaTCTATGAagaaatgttatataaacaattttaatgattttatctgTTCacgtttcattaaatattttatgttatgtaaataatatagtaatatgaattaagtattatctcctatataaataaaataaatatgaatgttacATTCAGCGGGCGAGACCGATTCggctaatttaattttttcatatgttcattgatacatattataaaacaaaaatatgctagtttaaaataatccCTAAGTTctgaaataatgttataaaagagAAATATCTTTGAAAAAAGAGGTAATTCGAGATCAGAGGCCTTTACACCTAGCCACTAGAAAACAAACGAAACATACGAGGCAATCGAATATAGAACATAAAAATCACAACTCATATAAAATGTagtatacaattaaaaacaatgaaaatatatctatctatacatataataaaattggagtgagtgtttctaatattaaaatagccctttttactcaatgcatatgtatttatacatggtacagatacaaaaataacattttttacaatttgtgtcggtttgtctgtctgtttgttccagctaatctctagaacggctggaccgatctGGACGGGATGgcgactttcattggcagataactgatataatagggagtaacttggccacaataatattgtttttttgtcatattcaaagacgtataaggtcgcgggcacagctagttaaaaataaaaacaataagtttgttaataacttattttgatGTTCTTAGAGAAGAgccaaaaattattataaaatatttcaactacaataacacaatatattgGAGGttcaattgaaattattttgtcaGATATAAACAGACAGAATGtctaacataaattttattacgaaaCTTCTGAACAACGTtattcgatagattacaatatttgtttcataTCTCTCTTGACGAACGAATAGTCTAAATTGATGATAAAAGCAATTTCGACAGCGGTCAGTCCCCAAAGTGAATCTATATCGTGGTTTCCTATGCTACGGACGTCCGGTAAAAGCCAATTCGAATTTTTTCCTCTTTCCGACTTTTGTTTTTTTCCGTGTCGAAGGCGTGTATGTACAAAACAAACAACGGAACCGACGATgtgattttatacaataaaaacaaatagacgATGGAAATCTGagaataaaatattgcttagtttattaatttatacaaagttatactgaataacaaaattattcgtCTCAATTCAATTCACAACTaaaaatatatcctgcttgtTTTTACTGTAGCTTTGTTACTGTGAATATGATTTATTTCTCGTATATTCATTTGCGCATAAATAACTTTAACCTTATAATATCCTATTGTTGAAAAAACTTTTCATTCTCCATACTACTCAACTAGGGGTTGCTGGACATAGTGCATTTTTATATCTagatacaaaaacaaatgaattatttgTGATCTGTGAATGTGTgatgtgaaggaa is part of the Vanessa cardui chromosome 14, ilVanCard2.1, whole genome shotgun sequence genome and encodes:
- the LOC124535037 gene encoding uncharacterized protein LOC124535037, producing MHKESVVADKRLIRRRAYRMKSHYKNNWRRKIGDQKNKLTVDVFSFVNTQSCKKLIEKGMPPVYKIKNSNQILCYSSEDHYITQEDSGAPAMRQGRLVAVTVGGIDIDGERVAVGMKIICFCSWIAENLPKSVNRIKCCKNCCEIKDNVHQVSTTPNHNNNHRKKHRNKYIYI
- the LOC124535419 gene encoding uncharacterized protein LOC124535419; translated protein: MFFVDSVFLILCLSIAIFQVHSDKNIDGDDTFSEKSDEIPTDNYLFVALIDIVFTDGSKRTCTGTIIHDNVVITAAHCFSMEESMQPELTATFVVIGTKKMFETGYEQYLPIERIITHPQYKGWTADLALVFTFAGMMSDKPGRVVRLASEKTNTDSEVTVFSWGQCKDENAWGTNRHETETKVESETPYEPSLSDDEKLDDMNNQKETKESEKEHKTTSAIEDEQDMDTKTTRHEPITDRDQNDEYQERKKKRKGSVRERKRKKQVQITVARAFVTKTLRSTVTSIEDNSKRHRKPAYDNVPDFESREYQKKEKRTVARYSLIGTITHVAMIEYFKSCVKK